The sequence below is a genomic window from Anaerocolumna chitinilytica.
TAACCACGGCACTGGGAGAAGCCTATATCAGATTGATGGAGAGAATGTGTCTGGGGGAAATAAAGGCGTCTGATATCTCCAGCAAAGAGGCCATGACAGAGATGAAAGAAATCTTTAAAGAAGAACTAAAAGACAGGAAGTAATTAGGAGGATGTTATGTCGGGTTTATTGAAGGAATTTTTAAATTATGCAGATCAGGAAAGGCTGGTTATTAATTATATACAGGTGAGAAAACAGGGTGAAATACTAGAGGAGTATCAGAGGCTTCAATCTAAAACCCGTCTGAATACCTGGTCTGCCAGCAAAAGTTTTGTCTCAGCGGCTGCGGGGATTGCTATAGGGGAAGGACTGCTTGATCTACAGGAGAAGGTATATTTAAGTTTTGAAGAATATTTGCCGGAGCATCCCGATGAGAATTTATTTCATATTACGGTAAGAGATATGTTAACTATGACATCAGGGCTGGAATCGCCGCTATTCTTTGCGGATGATGCACAGAGATATGCAACAGAGGACTGGATTGAATTTTTCTTTCAGCAGAAGTTCCTTTATAAACCGGGCAGCCGTTTTCTATACAGTAATTTTAATACCTATATGGTCAGTTGTCTGATTGAAAAGAGAGCCGGTCAGAACTTACTGGAATATCTGCGAAACAGGTTGTTTAAACCTTTGGGTATCCTAAGTCCCGATTGGACCTTCTGCCCCAAGGGACATGTACATGCTGCCAACGGCCTGTATCTGACAATTGATGAGATGGCAAATTTCGGAGAAATGCTTCTAAACGGCGGAAAATACGGAAATAAACAGGTTGTTCCCGCTGACTATGTGAAGGAAGCAACTACCAACCGCTTAGACTTATCAGAGCCGGAAAATGGATATGGCTATCAGTTCTGGATTAATCCGGATCATATATCCTACCGAGCAGACGGCAAGTTCGGTCAATATGTTATAGTGCTGCCTCAGAAAGAGGCGGTAGTGGCAGTTCAATCACTGGAGAGCAGAGATGTGTTTTCAGCAGTTTGGGAGCAGATAGTATCTAAGCTTTAAAGTAATTTCTATTGCCCAAAATCTGAGATAACAGTAATTGCGGAAGGTGTTGAAACGAAAGAGCAGTTTAGATATTTAGCTGGAGTGCTATGCTATGCAGGGGTATTATAGGTGTAAACTTCTATCCGGAGAGAAATTAACTGAAGGGATAAAATCTACAAACAGAATGGTATTTTGAAAAAAATTTAGAACATGACATATAGTTGTCCTCTTTTATCAGGTATAGTAGAAATAGAATCAGGAATTTTATTAAACAAATAAAGGAGCAGGATATGGATAAGGTGGACTACAAAAAAGCATTTAAAGAGTTATATCAGCCTGGGACAGTTCCTACCGCGATTGAAGTTCCCCAAATGAATTTCATACAGGTGGATGGACACGGAGATCCCAATGAGCCTGATGGGGAGTATCAGCAGGCAGTGGAGATTCTCTATGCATTATCCTATACAATTAAGATGTCTTTGAAAAAAGAGGAATCGATTGGTTATTTTGAATATGTGGTACCTCCCCTGGAGGGCTTCTGGGAAATAGAAGACAATGAAGACTACGATGTTAATAAGAAATCAAAGTTTGTTTGGACATCCATGATTCGTCAGCCTGAATTTGTGGATGAGGCAGTTTTTAAAATTGCATTAGAACTTACCAGAAGGAAGAAGCCCCAGATGTTATTGGAAAAGGCAAGATTTGTATCATTTACAGAGGGCTTATGTGTACAGTGCATGCATCTTGGAAGTTATGATGATGAGCCGGCGACACTTGAAAAAATGAGAAAATTCATAGAGACTAATGGTATGGTGT
It includes:
- a CDS encoding serine hydrolase domain-containing protein, with amino-acid sequence MSGLLKEFLNYADQERLVINYIQVRKQGEILEEYQRLQSKTRLNTWSASKSFVSAAAGIAIGEGLLDLQEKVYLSFEEYLPEHPDENLFHITVRDMLTMTSGLESPLFFADDAQRYATEDWIEFFFQQKFLYKPGSRFLYSNFNTYMVSCLIEKRAGQNLLEYLRNRLFKPLGILSPDWTFCPKGHVHAANGLYLTIDEMANFGEMLLNGGKYGNKQVVPADYVKEATTNRLDLSEPENGYGYQFWINPDHISYRADGKFGQYVIVLPQKEAVVAVQSLESRDVFSAVWEQIVSKL
- a CDS encoding GyrI-like domain-containing protein: MDKVDYKKAFKELYQPGTVPTAIEVPQMNFIQVDGHGDPNEPDGEYQQAVEILYALSYTIKMSLKKEESIGYFEYVVPPLEGFWEIEDNEDYDVNKKSKFVWTSMIRQPEFVDEAVFKIALELTRRKKPQMLLEKARFVSFTEGLCVQCMHLGSYDDEPATLEKMRKFIETNGMVFDLSEERKHHEIYLSDPRKGTPSSRKTILRYPVKRI